A window of Holophagales bacterium contains these coding sequences:
- the vanZ gene encoding VanZ family protein: MTAEPDVRAPAGRRLLLWAPVLAMLVIQVVLSSRSQLPLPLLRSLPASDKIAHAGWFFLLGLLAYRAARSGEGWPRRRTTLVLILGALLWGISDEAHQAFVPGRDVEPADVAADVAGATVAALIAEPLLRRLRLVAVPPPS; the protein is encoded by the coding sequence GTGACCGCGGAACCGGACGTCAGAGCGCCCGCCGGGCGGAGGCTCCTCCTCTGGGCCCCCGTCCTGGCGATGCTGGTCATCCAGGTGGTGCTCTCGTCCCGGAGCCAGCTGCCCCTGCCGCTCCTGCGTTCACTTCCCGCCAGCGACAAGATCGCGCACGCGGGGTGGTTCTTCCTCCTCGGGCTCCTCGCCTACCGGGCCGCCCGCAGCGGCGAAGGCTGGCCGCGCCGCCGGACGACGCTCGTGCTCATCCTCGGGGCGCTCCTCTGGGGAATCAGCGACGAAGCCCACCAGGCCTTCGTGCCGGGCCGCGACGTGGAGCCTGCGGATGTCGCCGCCGACGTCGCGGGCGCGACCGTCGCCGCGCTGATCGCGGAGCCGCTCCTCCGGCGCCTTCGCCTCGTCGCCGTGCCCCCTCCGTCCTGA